One Phocaeicola dorei genomic region harbors:
- a CDS encoding SIS domain-containing protein gives MMTSIHELLQKEAQAVLNIPITDAYEKAVELIVEQIHRKKGKLVTTGMGKAGQIAMNIATTFCSTGIPAVFLHPSEAQHGDLGILQENDLLLLISNSGKTREIVELTQLAHNLNPKLKYIVITGNADSPLARESDICLCTGHPDEVCALGMTPTTSTTVMTVIGDILVVETMKKTGFTIEEYSKRHHGGYLGERSRELSK, from the coding sequence ATGATGACATCTATACACGAATTGTTGCAGAAAGAGGCTCAGGCTGTTTTGAATATTCCTATAACTGATGCTTATGAGAAAGCAGTGGAATTGATTGTTGAGCAAATACACCGTAAAAAAGGAAAGCTGGTGACTACCGGTATGGGTAAGGCTGGACAGATAGCTATGAATATAGCTACGACTTTTTGCTCTACAGGTATTCCGGCAGTGTTTTTACATCCCAGTGAAGCCCAACATGGGGATTTGGGGATTTTGCAGGAGAATGATTTGCTGCTTCTGATTTCTAATTCAGGAAAAACCCGTGAAATTGTGGAACTGACACAACTTGCACATAATTTGAACCCGAAGTTGAAATATATTGTTATTACCGGAAATGCGGATAGTCCATTGGCTAGAGAATCTGATATTTGCTTGTGTACAGGGCATCCTGATGAAGTGTGTGCTCTGGGTATGACCCCCACAACTTCAACTACGGTTATGACTGTGATAGGTGATATTTTGGTAGTGGAAACCATGAAAAAGACCGGTTTTACCATCGAAGAGTATAGTAAACGTCATCATGGAGGATACTTAGGTGAGCGTTCACGTGAGTTAAGTAAGTAA
- a CDS encoding M16 family metallopeptidase → MSYNTFTLPNGLRIIHAPNQSNVAYCGFAVDAGTRDENEQEQGMAHFVEHLIFKGTQKRHAWHILNRMENVGGDLNAYTNKEETVIYSAFLVEHFSRAAELLADIVFHSTFPQHEIDKEVEVIIDEIQSYEDSPSELIFDDFEELIFPDHPLGRNILGKPDLLRSFKSKHALNFTSRFYKATNMIFFIQGNIDFKKVIRTIEKVTADIPFSITERQRTEPFLYIPKALTLNKETHQAHVMIGSRGYNAYNEKRTGLYLLNNLLGGPGMNSRLNVSLRERRGLVYNVEANLTSYTDTGVFCIYFGTDPEDADRCIGLVHKELKKLRDSKLSSSQLNAAKKQIIGQIGVAGDNFENNALDMGKTFLHYGKFEGPEEVFKRIEMLTAEHLWDIANEMFDENYLSTLIYL, encoded by the coding sequence ATGTCATACAATACTTTCACCTTGCCTAACGGGCTGCGCATTATTCACGCTCCCAATCAGTCTAATGTAGCCTATTGCGGCTTTGCCGTCGATGCCGGAACCCGTGATGAAAACGAACAAGAACAGGGAATGGCCCATTTCGTGGAACACCTTATCTTTAAAGGAACACAAAAAAGACATGCATGGCACATCCTGAACCGCATGGAAAATGTAGGCGGAGATTTAAATGCATATACAAATAAGGAAGAAACAGTGATATACAGTGCTTTCCTGGTAGAACACTTCTCACGGGCAGCAGAATTGCTGGCAGATATTGTATTTCACAGCACCTTCCCACAACATGAGATTGACAAAGAAGTGGAAGTGATTATTGATGAAATACAAAGTTATGAAGACAGTCCGTCAGAACTGATTTTTGATGATTTTGAGGAATTGATATTTCCCGATCATCCTTTGGGAAGAAATATTTTGGGAAAACCGGACTTATTGCGTAGTTTCAAAAGCAAACATGCCTTGAATTTCACTTCCCGTTTTTACAAAGCTACCAATATGATCTTTTTCATTCAAGGCAATATAGACTTTAAAAAAGTGATACGCACCATAGAGAAAGTGACAGCCGACATCCCTTTTTCCATTACTGAACGCCAACGGACAGAACCTTTTCTCTATATTCCTAAGGCATTGACACTGAATAAAGAAACACATCAAGCCCATGTAATGATAGGCAGCCGAGGATATAATGCATATAATGAAAAACGAACCGGACTTTACCTGCTTAACAATCTGTTGGGCGGACCTGGTATGAACAGCCGGCTAAACGTTTCCTTGCGCGAACGCCGGGGGCTGGTCTATAACGTAGAAGCCAATCTGACCTCATACACAGACACAGGAGTGTTCTGCATCTATTTCGGAACTGATCCGGAAGATGCAGACCGTTGCATCGGACTAGTTCATAAAGAATTGAAAAAACTGCGTGACAGCAAACTAAGTTCCTCACAACTGAATGCTGCAAAAAAACAAATCATCGGACAAATAGGGGTTGCCGGAGACAATTTTGAGAACAATGCATTGGATATGGGAAAAACTTTCTTACACTATGGTAAATTTGAAGGTCCGGAAGAAGTATTCAAACGGATAGAAATGCTGACAGCAGAACATTTGTGGGATATCGCCAATGAAATGTTCGATGAAAATTATCTTTCAACCCTGATATACCTATAA
- a CDS encoding TIGR00730 family Rossman fold protein, producing the protein MDKIAIFCSASENIEPVFFEKARELGVWMGQNKKTLVYGGANIGLMECIAKAAKDNGSMIMGVIPTKLEERGRASDLVDVTFRTDNLSDRKDVMLNESDVVIALPGGVGTLDEVSHVMAAATLDYHRKKVIFYNINGFWNGIIDFLAGLERQHFAHHPLNSYFAVANDLRELTELLK; encoded by the coding sequence ATGGATAAAATTGCTATTTTCTGTTCCGCATCCGAGAATATAGAGCCTGTGTTTTTTGAAAAAGCACGTGAGTTGGGCGTTTGGATGGGACAAAACAAGAAGACGTTAGTGTATGGAGGTGCTAATATCGGATTGATGGAATGTATTGCCAAGGCAGCCAAAGACAACGGTTCGATGATAATGGGAGTTATTCCGACCAAATTGGAAGAACGTGGACGAGCCAGCGATTTGGTGGATGTGACTTTCCGTACGGATAATTTGAGTGACCGTAAAGATGTGATGTTGAATGAGTCGGATGTAGTGATAGCTTTGCCGGGAGGAGTGGGTACACTGGATGAGGTTTCTCATGTAATGGCGGCCGCTACGCTGGACTATCATCGTAAAAAAGTAATTTTTTATAATATAAATGGCTTTTGGAATGGCATTATCGACTTTTTGGCCGGATTGGAGAGGCAGCATTTTGCCCATCATCCGTTGAACAGTTATTTTGCTGTTGCCAATGACTTGAGAGAACTAACCGAACTACTTAAATAA
- a CDS encoding glycosyl hydrolase family 95 catalytic domain-containing protein, whose product MKKLQLCILGSLFAASLQAQSTDYTKGLSIWFDTPNNLDGRASWYSPVTDKAWENNSLPIGNGSLGGNVMGSIAAERITLNEKTLWRGGPNTEKGAAYYWNVNKESAHLLPEIRQAFTDGNQKKAEELTCKNFNGLADYEPSRETPFRFGSFTTLGEAYIETGLSEIGMTNYKRILSLDSAMAVVSFRKDEVNYERKYFVSYPDSVMVLKFTADRPGMQNLIFSYGSNPEAIGDIKADGPNRLLYTGCLKNNQMKFALRIQAINKGGSLNTTDGKFIVRNADEVIFLLTADTDYKLNFNPDFKDPKTYVGPDPEQTTLAMMDAAAAKSYNELCERHKTDYTQLFGRVQLQLNPRAPMTLQYPAVTDLPTYQRLARYRKGNPDYRLEEIYYQFGRYLLIASSRPGNLPANLQGMWANGVDGPWHVDYHNNINIQMNYWPACSTNLNECVWPLIDFIRTLVKPGEKTAQAYFGARGWTASISGNIFGFTSPLTDENMSWNFNPMAGPWLATHIWEYYDYTRDKKFLKEVGYDLIKSSANFAIDYLWHKPDGTYTAAPSTSPEHGPVDQGATFVHAVVREILLNAIDASKALGVDSKDRKQWQYVLNHLVPYQIGRYGQLMEWSTDIDDPKDEHRHVNHLFGLHPGHTLSPIMTPELTHAAKVVLEHRGDGATGWSMGWKLNQWARLQDGNHAYKLFGNLLKNGTLDNLWDTHPPFQIDGNFGGTAGITEMLLQSHMGFIQLLPALPDAWKEGSVKGLCAKGNFEINITWQDGKLKEAVILSKAGEPCNLRYGNRTFTFKTTKGKKYKIMVENEKLKKIPL is encoded by the coding sequence ATGAAGAAACTTCAGCTATGCATTTTAGGAAGCCTATTCGCAGCTTCCTTACAGGCACAGAGTACAGATTACACCAAAGGATTGAGCATCTGGTTTGATACCCCTAATAATTTGGACGGACGCGCTTCCTGGTATTCTCCTGTAACAGACAAAGCGTGGGAAAACAACTCGCTCCCCATAGGAAACGGCAGTTTAGGAGGCAATGTTATGGGATCTATAGCGGCAGAACGAATCACTTTAAACGAAAAGACACTATGGCGCGGAGGACCAAACACAGAAAAGGGAGCAGCTTATTATTGGAACGTAAATAAAGAGTCAGCACACCTATTACCCGAAATCCGCCAAGCATTTACAGACGGCAACCAGAAAAAAGCAGAAGAACTTACCTGCAAAAATTTCAACGGACTAGCCGATTATGAGCCAAGCCGTGAAACACCTTTTCGTTTCGGCTCCTTTACTACATTAGGAGAAGCTTACATCGAAACCGGTTTAAGTGAGATCGGTATGACCAATTATAAACGCATCCTGTCTCTTGACTCGGCCATGGCAGTAGTCAGTTTTCGCAAAGATGAAGTGAACTACGAGCGTAAATACTTTGTTTCCTACCCCGACAGCGTGATGGTGCTGAAGTTCACAGCCGACCGTCCCGGTATGCAAAACCTGATATTCAGCTATGGCAGCAACCCTGAAGCCATAGGTGATATCAAAGCAGATGGCCCCAATCGTTTACTCTACACCGGTTGCCTCAAAAACAACCAAATGAAATTTGCTCTCCGCATACAAGCCATAAACAAAGGAGGAAGCCTGAACACGACTGATGGCAAATTCATTGTTCGCAATGCGGATGAAGTCATTTTTCTGCTAACCGCAGATACCGATTATAAACTCAACTTCAATCCAGACTTCAAAGACCCCAAGACGTATGTCGGTCCTGATCCGGAACAAACAACCCTAGCCATGATGGACGCTGCCGCCGCCAAAAGTTACAACGAATTATGCGAACGGCACAAAACGGACTATACCCAACTGTTTGGAAGAGTCCAACTACAACTGAACCCTCGTGCCCCCATGACCTTACAATATCCTGCCGTTACAGACCTCCCCACCTATCAACGTCTAGCACGCTATCGCAAAGGAAATCCGGACTACCGGCTGGAAGAAATCTATTATCAGTTCGGGCGATACTTATTAATTGCCAGTTCACGCCCCGGCAATCTCCCGGCCAACCTGCAAGGAATGTGGGCCAACGGGGTAGATGGCCCATGGCATGTAGATTACCATAATAATATCAACATCCAGATGAACTACTGGCCTGCTTGCTCCACCAATCTGAACGAATGTGTATGGCCTTTGATAGACTTCATCCGTACCTTGGTGAAACCGGGAGAAAAGACAGCCCAAGCCTATTTCGGCGCACGTGGATGGACAGCCTCCATCTCCGGAAACATTTTCGGATTCACCTCCCCTTTGACCGATGAAAATATGTCCTGGAACTTTAACCCGATGGCAGGTCCCTGGCTGGCAACTCACATTTGGGAATACTATGATTACACCCGCGACAAAAAATTCCTGAAAGAAGTAGGCTATGATCTTATCAAGAGCAGTGCCAACTTCGCTATAGACTATTTATGGCATAAACCAGACGGAACCTATACTGCTGCTCCTTCCACTTCTCCCGAGCATGGACCTGTAGACCAAGGAGCCACTTTTGTACATGCTGTAGTCCGCGAAATATTACTCAATGCCATTGATGCCAGCAAAGCACTGGGTGTCGATTCCAAAGACCGTAAACAATGGCAATATGTATTGAACCATCTTGTACCCTATCAAATAGGACGTTATGGTCAGTTAATGGAATGGTCAACAGACATAGACGACCCCAAAGACGAGCATCGTCACGTCAACCATTTATTCGGACTGCATCCGGGACACACCCTCTCACCAATTATGACTCCCGAATTGACCCATGCCGCCAAAGTTGTTTTAGAACACCGCGGTGACGGAGCTACCGGCTGGAGTATGGGATGGAAACTGAATCAATGGGCACGTCTGCAAGACGGTAACCACGCCTACAAACTATTTGGCAACTTACTAAAAAATGGGACTTTGGACAACTTATGGGATACCCATCCGCCTTTTCAAATTGACGGTAACTTTGGCGGAACTGCCGGTATCACAGAAATGCTGTTGCAAAGTCACATGGGATTCATCCAATTGCTCCCAGCCTTGCCAGACGCATGGAAAGAAGGTTCTGTAAAGGGGCTTTGTGCCAAAGGTAACTTTGAAATTAACATTACCTGGCAGGATGGTAAATTAAAAGAGGCCGTTATTTTGTCCAAAGCCGGTGAACCCTGCAATCTGAGATATGGTAACCGGACTTTTACCTTTAAGACAACTAAAGGAAAGAAATATAAAATAATGGTTGAGAATGAAAAACTGAAAAAAATCCCATTATAA